A single genomic interval of Anthonomus grandis grandis chromosome 17, icAntGran1.3, whole genome shotgun sequence harbors:
- the LOC126746586 gene encoding uncharacterized protein LOC126746586 — MKTCPRAALEVIVDLAPLHLAVEGAAKRAMFRLARDRTNSRDIDQRAWVSQTRSIPLFDLPKDDITRKYHFVRNFSTKIDSKSDWENGSVARSLKQNTIKWYTDGSKTEKGTGAGVLGPGTKYSEPLGKYTSVFQAEIHAIERCAQLILNKDYLKQNIAIFTDSQAAIAALSSHVISSKMVRDCLGKLNEVGKRNKVTILWVPGHTGMQGNEEANILAKKGSGSQFVGPEPFCGIGKNTYLYELTKMEDQLRESLWDDHPGLRHSDVPWNPRPKKI; from the coding sequence ATGAAAACATGCCCCAGAGCAGCACTGGAGGTCATAGTTGACTTGGCACCTCTTCACCTGGCAGTAGAGGGAGCTGCTAAAAGGGCCATGTTCAGATTAGCAAGGGATAGAACGAACAGTAGGGACATTGATCAGAGAGCCTGGGTATCTCAAACAAGATCCATTCCCCTGTTCGATCTTCCCAAGGACGATATAACTCGGAAATATCACTTTGTTAGGAATTTTAGTACAAAAATTGACAGCAAAAGTGACTGGGAAAATGGATCTGTCGCCCGCTCTCTTAAACAGAATACTATCAAATGGTACACAGATGGTTCTAAAACCGAAAAAGGAACAGGAGCTGGAGTACTTGGGCCTGGCACCAAATACTCAGAGCCACTGGGAAAATACACCAGTGTCTTTCAAGCGGAAATACACGCTATAGAAAGATGCGCTCAATTAATCCTGAACAAAGACTACCTCAAGCAGAACATTGCAATCTTCACCGACAGTCAAGCAGCCATAGCAGCACTGAGTTCACATGTCATCAGTTCTAAAATGGTAAGAGACTGTTTGGGCAAACTTAATGAGGTAGGAAAGAGAAATAAAGTCACAATATTGTGGGTACCTGGACATACAGGCATGCAAGGTAACGAAGAAGCCAATATTCTGGCAAAAAAGGGATCTGGTTCTCAATTTGTAGGACCGGAACCTTTCTGCGGCATAGGAAAGAATACTTACCTATATGAGCTTACAAAAATGGAGGATCAACTCAGAGAAAGCCTCTGGGATGATCATCCAGGGTTGAGACACTCAGATGTTCCTTGGAACCCTCgacccaaaaaaatctaa